A part of Mycolicibacterium sp. TUM20985 genomic DNA contains:
- a CDS encoding M18 family aminopeptidase, which yields MAASPQGLCEFIDASPSPFHVCATVAQRLRAAGFTELLEGDAWPSGGDGYFTVRAGSLVAWKAAGDGAPFRIVGGHTDSPNLRVKQHPDRIVAGWRVVALEPYGGAWLNSWLDRDLGISGRLSFRNGAHVEDVLVRVDDPILRVPQLAIHLSDDRKGVTLDPQRHLNAVWGVGDRTRPFVDYVAERAGVDPVAVLAADLMTHDLTGSTLVGADRELVSAPRLDNQGTCYAGLEAFLAAEPGGYLPVLALFDHEEVGSTSDHGAQSELLPTVLERITLAAGGTREDFLRRVSGSMVASGDMAHATHPNYPERHEPSHLIEVNGGPVLKVQPNLRYATDGRTAAAFALACAQAGVPMQRYEHRADLPCGSTIGPMTAARTGIPTVDVGAAQLAMHSARELMGAADVPAYSAALQAFLSPV from the coding sequence ATGGCAGCGAGCCCCCAGGGACTGTGCGAATTCATCGACGCCTCGCCGTCGCCGTTCCACGTGTGCGCGACCGTGGCCCAGCGATTGCGCGCCGCGGGCTTCACCGAACTGCTCGAGGGAGACGCCTGGCCCTCCGGGGGTGACGGCTACTTCACGGTGCGCGCCGGCTCGCTCGTCGCATGGAAGGCCGCCGGGGATGGCGCGCCGTTCCGCATCGTCGGCGGGCACACCGACAGCCCGAACCTCCGGGTCAAACAGCACCCCGATCGCATCGTGGCGGGGTGGCGCGTGGTCGCGCTGGAACCGTACGGCGGGGCCTGGCTGAATTCGTGGCTGGACCGCGACCTGGGCATCAGCGGCCGGTTGTCGTTCCGCAACGGTGCACACGTCGAGGACGTCCTGGTGCGCGTCGACGACCCGATCCTGCGGGTTCCTCAGCTGGCGATCCACCTGTCCGACGACCGCAAGGGCGTGACGTTGGATCCGCAGCGCCACCTCAACGCCGTCTGGGGCGTCGGCGACCGGACGCGCCCGTTCGTCGACTACGTGGCCGAGCGCGCCGGCGTCGACCCGGTCGCGGTGCTGGCGGCCGATCTGATGACCCACGATCTGACGGGCTCCACGTTGGTCGGTGCCGACCGCGAACTGGTCAGTGCACCACGCCTCGACAACCAGGGCACCTGCTACGCCGGGCTGGAGGCGTTCCTCGCGGCCGAGCCGGGCGGGTACCTGCCCGTGTTGGCGCTGTTCGATCACGAGGAGGTCGGCTCGACGTCGGATCACGGCGCACAGTCCGAGCTCCTGCCGACGGTGTTGGAGCGCATCACCTTGGCCGCGGGCGGTACGCGGGAGGACTTCCTTCGCCGGGTGTCCGGTTCGATGGTGGCCTCGGGCGACATGGCCCACGCCACCCACCCCAACTACCCCGAGCGGCACGAACCGAGCCACCTCATCGAGGTGAACGGAGGTCCGGTGCTCAAGGTGCAGCCGAACCTCCGCTACGCCACCGACGGCAGGACGGCGGCAGCCTTCGCGTTGGCCTGTGCTCAGGCCGGGGTGCCGATGCAGCGCTACGAGCACCGCGCCGATCTGCCGTGCGGTTCGACGATCGGGCCGATGACGGCGGCGCGCACGGGGATCCCGACGGTCGACGTCGGCGCGGCGCAACTGGCGATGCACTCGGCCCGCGAGTTGATGGGCGCGGCGGACGTGCCTGCCTACTCCGCCGCATTGCAGGCCTTTCTGTCACCGGTGTGA
- a CDS encoding VOC family protein, with protein sequence MTLDMAMVTFDCTDPDALAAWWADAIGGELNALAPGEFVMVIRPNGPPLGFQRVPDPTPGKNKVHLDFHTSDKEGEVARLVAAGARELGRNSFGPEFEWVVLADPEGNAFCVAGD encoded by the coding sequence ATGACTCTCGACATGGCGATGGTGACCTTCGACTGCACAGATCCCGATGCGCTCGCGGCGTGGTGGGCCGACGCCATCGGCGGGGAGCTCAACGCCCTGGCACCAGGTGAATTCGTCATGGTCATCCGTCCGAACGGTCCGCCGCTGGGCTTCCAGCGGGTGCCCGATCCGACACCGGGGAAGAACAAGGTCCATCTCGACTTTCATACGTCCGACAAGGAGGGCGAGGTCGCCCGACTGGTGGCGGCGGGAGCCCGCGAGCTCGGCCGGAACAGCTTCGGCCCCGAATTCGAATGGGTGGTGCTGGCCGACCCCGAGGGCAACGCGTTCTGCGTAGCGGGCGACTGA
- the purL gene encoding phosphoribosylformylglycinamidine synthase subunit PurL translates to MTSGFSHEVDTVEQASTTPDQPQPFRELGLKDDEYDRIRGILGRRPTDAELAMYSVMWSEHCSYKSSKVHLKYFGETTTDEMRAGMLAGIGENAGVVDIGDGWAVTFKVESHNHPSYVEPYQGAATGVGGIVRDIMAMGARPVAVMDQLRFGAADAPDTRRVLDGVVRGVGGYGNSLGLPNIGGETVFDPSYAGNPLVNALCVGVLRKEDLHLAFASGAGNKIILFGARTGLDGIGGVSVLASETFGGDEGGGHGGGAGPSGSPGRKKLPSVQVGDPFMEKVLIECCLELYAAGLVIGIQDLGGAGLSCATSELASAGDGGMSIELDRVPLRARFMTPAEVLSSESQERMCAVVAPENVDAFMAVCRKWEVLATVIGEVTDGDRLQITWNGETVVDVPPRTVAHEGPVYERPVARPDTQDALIADTSAALPRPSTGDELRATLLALLGSPHLCSRAFITEQYDRYVRGNTVLAEHADGGVLRIDEATGRGVAISTDASGRYTFLDPYTGAQLALAEAYRNVAVTGATPVAVTNCLNFGSPEDPGVMWQFSQAVRGLADGCAALGIPVTGGNVSFYNQTGTTAILPTPVVGVLGVIDDVSRRIPTAFGTEPGETLILLGDTRDEFDGSIWAQVTADHLGGVPPRVDLAREQVLAEVLAAASRDGLISSAHDLSEGGLAQAVVEAALAGETGCRIVLPEGSDPFVALFSESAGRVLVAVPRTEESRFRAMCEARGLPADRIGVVDEGSTSIDVQDQFSVTLDELRRTSEGVLPGLFG, encoded by the coding sequence GTGACGTCCGGGTTCTCCCACGAAGTGGACACTGTCGAGCAAGCCTCTACTACCCCCGATCAGCCGCAGCCGTTCCGCGAACTCGGTCTCAAGGACGACGAGTACGACCGGATCCGCGGCATTCTCGGCCGTCGACCGACCGACGCCGAGCTCGCGATGTACTCGGTGATGTGGAGCGAGCACTGCTCCTACAAGTCGTCGAAGGTGCATCTGAAGTACTTCGGCGAGACCACGACCGACGAGATGCGCGCCGGCATGCTCGCAGGCATCGGCGAGAACGCCGGCGTCGTCGACATCGGCGACGGCTGGGCGGTGACCTTCAAGGTCGAATCGCACAACCACCCGTCCTACGTCGAGCCCTACCAGGGCGCCGCCACCGGTGTCGGCGGCATCGTCCGCGACATCATGGCGATGGGCGCCCGACCGGTCGCGGTGATGGACCAGCTGCGCTTCGGCGCCGCCGACGCACCGGACACCCGCCGGGTGCTCGACGGCGTCGTCCGCGGCGTCGGTGGCTACGGCAACTCCCTCGGCCTGCCCAACATCGGCGGCGAGACCGTCTTCGACCCGTCCTACGCGGGCAACCCCCTGGTGAATGCGTTGTGCGTCGGCGTCCTGCGCAAGGAAGACCTGCACCTGGCCTTCGCATCGGGAGCAGGCAACAAGATCATCCTGTTCGGCGCCCGCACCGGACTCGACGGCATCGGCGGGGTCTCGGTGCTCGCGTCGGAGACCTTCGGCGGGGACGAGGGGGGCGGACACGGAGGCGGAGCTGGGCCATCGGGGAGCCCGGGTCGCAAGAAGCTGCCCTCGGTCCAGGTCGGTGACCCCTTCATGGAGAAGGTCCTCATCGAATGCTGCCTCGAGCTGTACGCGGCCGGGTTGGTGATCGGTATTCAGGATCTGGGCGGCGCGGGATTGTCATGTGCCACTTCGGAACTCGCATCCGCGGGCGACGGCGGTATGTCGATCGAATTGGATCGGGTGCCGCTACGCGCCAGGTTCATGACCCCCGCGGAGGTGCTGTCCAGCGAGTCGCAAGAACGCATGTGCGCGGTCGTGGCACCGGAGAACGTGGACGCGTTCATGGCGGTGTGCCGAAAGTGGGAGGTGCTCGCCACCGTCATCGGCGAAGTCACCGACGGTGACCGGCTGCAGATCACCTGGAACGGCGAAACGGTCGTCGACGTACCGCCCAGAACCGTCGCCCACGAAGGCCCGGTCTACGAGCGGCCGGTGGCGCGGCCCGACACTCAGGACGCCCTCATCGCGGATACGTCCGCAGCGTTGCCGCGACCCTCGACGGGTGATGAGTTGCGTGCGACTTTGCTTGCGCTCCTTGGCAGTCCGCACCTCTGCAGCCGCGCGTTCATCACCGAGCAGTACGACCGATACGTGCGAGGTAACACCGTCCTCGCCGAACATGCCGACGGTGGCGTTCTGCGCATCGACGAGGCCACCGGTCGCGGTGTCGCGATCTCGACTGATGCGTCCGGGCGCTACACGTTCCTCGATCCGTACACCGGCGCCCAGCTGGCCCTGGCCGAGGCGTACCGCAACGTCGCCGTCACCGGAGCCACGCCGGTCGCCGTCACCAACTGCCTGAACTTCGGCTCGCCAGAGGATCCCGGCGTCATGTGGCAGTTCTCCCAAGCCGTCCGCGGACTCGCGGATGGCTGTGCTGCGCTTGGTATTCCGGTCACCGGCGGCAACGTGAGCTTCTACAATCAAACCGGCACCACGGCGATTCTGCCCACCCCGGTGGTCGGGGTGCTCGGCGTCATCGACGACGTGAGCCGTCGCATTCCCACGGCCTTCGGCACCGAACCGGGCGAGACGCTCATCCTGCTCGGCGACACCCGCGACGAGTTCGACGGATCCATCTGGGCCCAGGTCACCGCGGATCATCTCGGGGGCGTGCCGCCGAGGGTCGACCTCGCCCGCGAACAGGTGCTGGCAGAGGTGCTGGCCGCGGCGTCCCGAGATGGCTTGATCTCCTCGGCCCACGACCTCTCCGAGGGTGGGCTGGCCCAGGCCGTCGTGGAGGCGGCGCTGGCGGGCGAAACTGGTTGTCGGATCGTTCTTCCCGAGGGGTCGGACCCGTTCGTGGCGCTCTTCTCCGAGTCTGCTGGGCGGGTGCTGGTCGCGGTGCCGCGGACCGAGGAGAGCCGGTTCCGGGCGATGTGCGAGGCACGCGGCCTGCCCGCCGACCGCATCGGCGTGGTCGACGAGGGCAGCACCTCCATCGACGTCCAGGACCAGTTCTCGGTCACCCTCGATGAGCTGCGCCGCACGTCGGAGGGCGTGTTGCCCGGACTGTTCGGGTGA
- a CDS encoding alpha/beta hydrolase — MGASVADEPPGPLRPRRHPLLVWAWSLLRLDFGGVAVATVFFCLSLTPSLLPRDWLFQGLIGGINASIGYAIGVVLAKAFHRFALRHRQWWPPPRRTLNAVKVGTVVVSIVVCVSMLIPAAAWQRQVSAEMGIAGPATLGYLRTLVAAVLVGGACVCVTRVLYDAIKWLASALIRRWRLHQEVALFIGTSIVVILVITLVNGVLYRGFLVGASRVFQPQNYTTRDGVVEPTEPEKSGSPTSFAPWETLGFQGRNFVASGPHAAELTRLTGRPAKEPIRVYAGLETADSDQARADVVVRELVRTGAFARKLLVLVPTTGTGWINPVAARAIETMYGGDTALVGVQYSYLPSWISFLGDREKSVESGRVLIDAVHDRWSLLPPGNRPKLVLYGESLGSLAGQGAFPWLPDVARRGFSAVLWVGPPNESALWSGLVQRRDPGSIEVEPRYDNGRTVRFSQANDGVAVAKIGEPEWQGTRVLFLQHASDPIVWWSPELVFSRPDWLVEPAGVDRTTSMRWYPIVTFWQVSADMTNASGVPAGHGHNYGDAVLDGWAAVIPPDGWTAADTARVRAALQQVGTEY, encoded by the coding sequence ATCGGCGCATCCGTCGCCGACGAACCACCAGGCCCGCTGCGGCCACGACGTCATCCGTTACTGGTGTGGGCGTGGAGCCTGCTCCGACTCGACTTCGGCGGCGTCGCCGTCGCCACGGTCTTCTTCTGCCTGTCGCTGACACCGTCGCTGTTGCCGAGGGATTGGCTGTTCCAAGGGTTGATCGGGGGCATCAACGCGTCGATCGGGTATGCCATCGGCGTCGTCCTCGCCAAGGCGTTCCACCGCTTTGCCCTCCGGCACCGCCAATGGTGGCCACCGCCAAGGAGGACGTTGAACGCGGTGAAGGTCGGCACCGTCGTCGTCTCGATCGTGGTCTGCGTGTCGATGCTGATCCCGGCGGCCGCCTGGCAGCGTCAGGTGTCCGCCGAGATGGGCATCGCAGGGCCCGCCACGCTGGGGTATCTGCGCACCCTGGTGGCGGCCGTCCTCGTCGGCGGTGCGTGCGTCTGCGTGACGCGGGTGCTGTACGACGCCATCAAATGGCTTGCCAGCGCGTTGATCCGGCGGTGGCGTCTGCACCAGGAGGTCGCCCTGTTCATTGGGACCTCGATCGTCGTCATCCTGGTGATCACCCTCGTCAATGGCGTGCTCTACCGCGGTTTCCTGGTCGGCGCGAGCCGAGTGTTCCAGCCGCAGAACTACACCACCCGCGACGGTGTCGTCGAGCCTACGGAACCCGAGAAGTCCGGCAGCCCTACGTCCTTCGCGCCCTGGGAGACGCTCGGATTTCAAGGCCGGAACTTCGTCGCCAGCGGCCCGCACGCGGCTGAGCTCACCCGCCTCACCGGCCGGCCCGCCAAGGAGCCGATCCGCGTCTATGCGGGACTGGAGACCGCAGACTCCGATCAGGCGAGAGCCGACGTCGTCGTCCGCGAGCTGGTGCGCACCGGCGCCTTCGCGCGCAAGTTGCTCGTGCTCGTCCCGACCACCGGGACGGGCTGGATCAACCCCGTGGCCGCCAGGGCGATCGAGACCATGTACGGCGGCGACACCGCGCTCGTTGGCGTGCAGTATTCCTATCTGCCGAGCTGGATCTCGTTCCTCGGCGACCGGGAGAAGTCCGTCGAATCGGGCCGCGTCCTCATCGACGCGGTCCACGACCGGTGGTCACTCCTGCCGCCAGGGAACCGGCCGAAGCTGGTCCTCTACGGAGAGAGTCTCGGCTCACTGGCGGGCCAGGGTGCGTTTCCGTGGCTGCCCGACGTCGCGCGCAGGGGTTTCTCGGCGGTGCTGTGGGTGGGTCCCCCGAACGAGAGCGCACTGTGGAGTGGGCTGGTGCAGCGTCGCGATCCCGGGAGCATCGAAGTCGAACCGCGGTACGACAACGGCCGCACGGTGCGCTTCTCGCAGGCGAACGACGGCGTCGCCGTCGCCAAGATCGGCGAGCCGGAGTGGCAGGGCACGCGAGTGCTGTTCCTGCAGCACGCCTCCGACCCGATCGTCTGGTGGTCACCGGAGTTGGTGTTCTCCCGTCCCGACTGGCTCGTCGAGCCGGCGGGCGTGGACCGCACGACGTCGATGCGCTGGTATCCGATCGTCACGTTCTGGCAGGTGAGCGCCGACATGACCAACGCCTCCGGTGTCCCCGCCGGCCATGGTCACAACTACGGTGACGCCGTGCTCGACGGCTGGGCCGCGGTCATTCCGCCGGACGGCTGGACGGCCGCCGACACCGCCCGGGTGCGGGCGGCGCTGCAGCAGGTAGGCACCGAGTACTGA
- a CDS encoding Rv0804 family intramembrane glutamic endopeptidase, with translation MRSSTFRALSLALALIGWSGLVAPRLPPRWLVPAQAALGGLLVATTDAPLGFRPPASWHGARLGLAVAGVVTAVVAASTVVPAVRRGMLQRELPRPAAAWLLVRIPVGTVWSEEAAFRAALGTVAARAFGPTRGRVLQAATFGLSHVADARGTGESVAGTVLVTGVAGWLFGWLYDRSGSLLAPMLAHLSINEGGALAALAVKR, from the coding sequence ATGCGCAGCAGTACCTTTCGGGCGCTGAGTCTGGCGCTCGCGCTCATCGGCTGGAGCGGGCTGGTGGCGCCGAGGCTGCCGCCGCGTTGGCTGGTTCCGGCTCAGGCGGCGCTCGGGGGCCTACTCGTCGCGACCACCGATGCGCCGCTGGGGTTTCGACCACCGGCATCGTGGCACGGAGCCAGGCTGGGTCTCGCCGTGGCCGGTGTCGTGACGGCGGTGGTGGCAGCGTCCACGGTGGTCCCCGCCGTACGGCGCGGCATGCTGCAGCGGGAGCTACCCCGGCCGGCAGCGGCATGGCTGCTGGTGCGCATCCCGGTCGGCACGGTCTGGTCGGAGGAGGCCGCGTTCCGGGCTGCGCTCGGAACCGTTGCAGCACGCGCGTTCGGACCGACCCGCGGCCGCGTTCTGCAAGCGGCGACGTTCGGACTCTCGCACGTCGCCGATGCGCGCGGCACGGGTGAGTCGGTCGCAGGCACGGTGCTCGTCACCGGCGTCGCCGGCTGGCTGTTCGGCTGGCTGTACGACCGCTCGGGGAGCCTGCTCGCGCCTATGCTCGCGCACCTGTCGATCAACGAGGGGGGAGCGCTGGCCGCGCTGGCGGTCAAGCGGTGA
- a CDS encoding MCE family protein, translated as MVFDRHRPPYKLAGAVLVAIVVLLGFLFAKQYRGDFVAQTEIRVLSGRAGLVVDPGSKVTLNGVEIGRVARIDAAEVGGTEQAMLTLEVQDRYLASIPSNVIADVRANTVFGNKYVSFSSPETPSPRALSRDEVIRVQSVTTEFNTLFETVTSIADKVDPIKLNQTLTAAAEGLTGLGSKFGESLENANVILGDVNPLMPRIRTDVQRTADLADVYAAASPDIFDGLDAAVIPARTLNAQLRDVDAALMAAVGFGETAADPLERAGPFLVRSAADLMPTTKLLDDYRGMIFCSLRNYHDVGPRIATALGGDNGYSLAAYGTVLGAGNPYIYPDNLPRINAHGGPEGRPGCWQKVTYDLWPHPYLVMDTGFSLAPYNHIELGQPIAIDYVWGRQIGELTINP; from the coding sequence ATGGTTTTCGACCGCCACCGCCCGCCATACAAGCTGGCGGGCGCGGTGCTGGTAGCCATCGTGGTGCTCTTGGGTTTTCTGTTCGCCAAGCAGTATCGAGGCGACTTCGTCGCGCAGACCGAGATCCGGGTGCTCTCGGGCCGCGCCGGTCTGGTGGTGGATCCCGGTTCGAAGGTGACTCTCAACGGCGTCGAGATTGGACGGGTGGCGCGCATCGACGCCGCCGAGGTCGGCGGTACCGAGCAGGCGATGCTCACGCTCGAGGTGCAGGACCGGTACCTGGCGTCGATCCCGTCCAACGTGATCGCCGACGTCCGGGCGAACACGGTCTTCGGCAACAAGTACGTGTCGTTCAGCTCACCGGAAACACCTTCGCCACGGGCACTTTCGCGTGATGAGGTGATCCGGGTGCAGTCCGTCACCACGGAGTTCAACACCTTGTTCGAGACGGTCACGTCGATCGCCGACAAGGTGGACCCGATCAAGCTCAACCAGACGCTGACCGCAGCCGCCGAGGGTTTGACCGGTCTCGGCAGCAAATTCGGGGAGTCGCTGGAGAACGCGAACGTGATCCTCGGTGACGTCAACCCGCTGATGCCCCGGATCCGCACCGACGTGCAACGGACCGCCGACCTGGCCGACGTCTACGCCGCCGCCTCGCCGGACATATTCGACGGCCTGGACGCAGCGGTCATCCCGGCGCGCACGCTCAACGCCCAGCTTCGCGACGTCGACGCCGCCCTGATGGCCGCGGTCGGATTCGGCGAGACGGCCGCGGACCCGCTCGAACGTGCCGGCCCCTTCCTGGTCCGCAGCGCAGCGGACCTGATGCCCACCACCAAACTGCTGGACGACTACCGCGGCATGATCTTCTGCTCGCTGCGCAACTATCACGACGTCGGTCCAAGGATCGCGACCGCCCTCGGTGGTGACAACGGCTATTCGCTGGCGGCCTACGGGACGGTGTTGGGCGCGGGCAATCCCTACATCTATCCCGACAATCTGCCCCGCATCAACGCCCACGGCGGGCCGGAGGGCCGACCAGGATGCTGGCAGAAGGTGACCTACGACCTATGGCCACACCCGTATCTGGTGATGGACACCGGCTTCAGCCTCGCCCCCTACAACCACATCGAGCTGGGCCAACCGATCGCCATCGACTACGTGTGGGGTAGGCAGATCGGGGAGCTCACCATCAACCCCTGA
- a CDS encoding sterol carrier family protein — MAVRRTADPTKTRAAVSAVADWLRDDTAATPPRTDLADAVRLTARTLAASAPGASVEVRVPPFVAVQCISGLAHTRGNPPNVVETDPRTWLRLATGLLTMADAVRTGAMQSSGSRAGEVAEWLPIVELPK, encoded by the coding sequence ATGGCCGTCCGACGTACAGCGGATCCGACGAAGACCCGCGCGGCCGTGTCGGCGGTCGCCGACTGGCTGCGCGACGACACCGCCGCGACACCGCCGCGCACCGACCTCGCCGACGCCGTGCGTTTGACGGCCAGGACGTTGGCCGCGTCGGCGCCCGGGGCGAGCGTCGAGGTCAGGGTGCCACCGTTCGTTGCGGTGCAGTGCATCTCGGGGCTGGCGCATACCCGCGGGAACCCGCCGAACGTGGTCGAGACCGATCCGCGGACCTGGCTGCGGCTGGCGACCGGACTTCTCACGATGGCCGACGCCGTGAGGACCGGTGCGATGCAGTCCTCGGGATCCCGAGCCGGTGAGGTCGCCGAATGGCTGCCCATCGTCGAACTGCCGAAATGA
- the purF gene encoding amidophosphoribosyltransferase, which produces MTAEQIDQPEDEPKEECGVFGVWAPGEDVAKLTYYGLYALQHRGQEAAGIAVADGSQVLVFKDLGLVSQVFDEQTLAAMEGHVAVGHCRYSTTGSTTWENAQPVFRNTAAGTGVALGHNGNLVNTTELAARAREAGLIDTRGATAATTDSDILGALLAHGAADATLEQAALELLPTVRGAFCLTFMDENTLYAARDPYGVRPLSLGRLDRGWVVASETAALDIVGAAFVRDIEPGELLAIDADGVRSTRFANPTPKGCVFEYVYLARPDSTIAGRSVHATRVDIGKRLARESPVDADLVIGVPESGIPAAVGYAQESGIPYGQGLMKNAYVGRTFIQPSQTIRQLGIRLKLNPLKEVIRGKRLIVVDDSIVRGNTQRALIRMLREAGALEVHVRIASPPVKWPCFYGIDFATPAELIANASNAGANEAEMLDAVRRAIGADSLSYISHQGMISSTEQPASRLCSACFDGEYPIELPTESALGKNVIEHMLANAARTGLQSDNDNASALRRP; this is translated from the coding sequence GTGACCGCCGAGCAGATCGACCAGCCGGAAGACGAACCCAAGGAAGAGTGCGGCGTCTTCGGCGTCTGGGCTCCCGGCGAGGACGTGGCGAAGCTCACGTACTACGGGTTGTATGCCCTGCAGCACAGAGGTCAGGAAGCGGCGGGCATCGCCGTAGCCGACGGCTCCCAGGTGCTGGTGTTCAAGGATCTCGGTCTGGTCAGTCAGGTCTTCGACGAGCAGACGCTCGCCGCGATGGAGGGGCACGTCGCCGTCGGCCACTGCCGCTACTCCACGACCGGCTCCACCACGTGGGAGAACGCGCAGCCGGTGTTCCGGAACACCGCCGCGGGCACCGGTGTCGCGCTCGGCCACAACGGCAATCTGGTCAACACCACCGAACTCGCTGCCCGTGCCCGCGAGGCGGGGCTCATCGACACCCGCGGCGCCACCGCCGCCACCACCGACTCGGACATCCTGGGCGCGCTGCTCGCCCACGGTGCCGCCGACGCCACGCTGGAGCAGGCCGCGTTGGAGCTGCTGCCCACCGTCCGCGGCGCCTTCTGCCTGACGTTCATGGACGAGAACACGCTCTACGCGGCGCGGGACCCGTACGGCGTCCGGCCGCTATCGCTCGGTCGGCTGGACCGCGGTTGGGTGGTGGCCTCGGAAACCGCTGCACTCGACATCGTGGGCGCCGCGTTCGTTCGCGACATCGAGCCCGGTGAACTGCTCGCCATCGACGCCGACGGCGTCCGTTCCACCCGCTTCGCCAACCCGACGCCCAAGGGTTGCGTCTTCGAGTACGTCTACCTGGCCCGGCCCGACAGCACCATTGCCGGCCGCTCCGTGCACGCCACCCGCGTCGACATCGGCAAGCGGCTCGCCCGTGAGAGTCCGGTCGATGCCGACTTGGTGATCGGCGTGCCGGAATCCGGCATTCCCGCCGCGGTCGGATATGCCCAGGAATCGGGCATCCCCTACGGCCAAGGCTTGATGAAGAACGCCTACGTGGGTCGGACCTTCATCCAGCCGTCGCAAACCATCCGCCAACTCGGCATCAGGCTCAAGCTCAATCCGCTGAAGGAAGTCATCCGCGGCAAGCGGTTGATCGTCGTCGACGACTCGATCGTCCGCGGCAACACCCAGCGCGCGCTGATCAGGATGCTGCGGGAGGCCGGTGCCCTCGAGGTACACGTCCGGATCGCGTCTCCACCGGTGAAGTGGCCGTGCTTCTACGGCATCGACTTCGCCACCCCGGCCGAGCTGATCGCAAACGCGTCCAACGCGGGTGCCAACGAAGCGGAGATGCTCGACGCGGTGCGCCGTGCGATCGGTGCCGACAGCCTGAGCTACATCTCGCATCAAGGCATGATTTCTTCCACCGAGCAGCCCGCCTCACGCCTGTGCTCGGCCTGCTTCGACGGGGAGTACCCGATCGAGCTGCCCACTGAATCCGCACTGGGAAAGAACGTCATCGAGCACATGCTGGCGAACGCGGCCCGTACGGGCCTGCAGTCCGACAACGACAACGCCTCGGCGCTGCGTCGGCCCTAA
- a CDS encoding NAD(P)H-binding protein yields MSDVESRRSLVTGATGYIGGNLAELLVDRGQTVRALARRPEKLRDAPWRDKAEVVQGDLSDPDSLTAAFEDVDVVYYLVHSMGSSSDFVREEERSARNVAAAAEKAGVRRIVYLSGLHPEGELSRHLRSRNAVGDILMASSVETIVLQAGIVIGSGSASFEMVRHLTDRLPVMTTPKWVRNKIQPIAIDDVLYYLAEAADAPLPESRTFDVGGPDVLEYADAMQIYAEEAGLRRRVIIALPLLTPSIASWWVGLVTPIPSGLARPLVESLEHDAVMSEHDIDAVIPPPKGGLAGYRDSVARALKEDGTFGKGGHQLVRFSPTAPQ; encoded by the coding sequence GTGTCAGACGTTGAGTCTCGCCGTTCACTGGTGACGGGGGCGACCGGCTACATCGGCGGTAACCTCGCCGAGCTGCTGGTGGACCGCGGTCAGACCGTACGGGCGCTGGCCCGCAGGCCCGAGAAACTACGCGACGCGCCGTGGCGCGACAAGGCCGAGGTGGTGCAGGGCGATCTCAGTGATCCCGATTCGCTGACCGCGGCATTCGAAGATGTCGACGTCGTCTACTACCTCGTCCACTCGATGGGGTCGTCATCGGACTTCGTCCGCGAGGAGGAGCGATCAGCGCGCAACGTCGCCGCCGCCGCCGAGAAGGCCGGAGTGCGTCGCATCGTGTACCTGTCGGGGCTTCATCCCGAGGGCGAACTCTCGCGACACCTGCGGTCACGCAACGCCGTCGGCGACATCCTGATGGCGTCGAGCGTGGAGACGATCGTGCTTCAGGCTGGCATCGTGATCGGCTCGGGTTCGGCGTCGTTCGAGATGGTCCGCCATCTCACCGACCGTCTGCCGGTAATGACGACCCCGAAGTGGGTGCGCAACAAGATTCAGCCGATCGCCATCGACGACGTCTTGTACTACCTGGCCGAGGCCGCCGACGCACCGCTGCCGGAGTCGCGCACGTTCGACGTTGGAGGACCGGACGTGCTCGAGTACGCCGACGCGATGCAGATCTACGCCGAGGAAGCGGGGCTGCGCAGGCGGGTCATCATCGCGCTGCCGTTGTTGACGCCGAGCATCGCCAGCTGGTGGGTTGGCCTCGTCACGCCGATCCCGTCGGGGCTGGCCCGTCCGCTGGTCGAGTCCCTCGAGCACGACGCGGTGATGTCCGAGCACGACATCGACGCCGTCATCCCGCCGCCGAAGGGCGGTTTGGCCGGCTATCGCGACTCGGTGGCCCGAGCCTTGAAGGAGGACGGCACGTTCGGCAAGGGCGGTCACCAATTGGTGCGGTTCAGTCCGACTGCGCCGCAATGA